From the Sardina pilchardus chromosome 11, fSarPil1.1, whole genome shotgun sequence genome, the window TATCAACATTTCACACATCTCTATCCATTTAGTGTTGTTGGCACTAATGGTGGTTTAAGATTTAATCTGCAAAAGACATTCTTGGTTTTATAGGTAATTATCACAGGTATATAATGGACAGTAAAATCTAAACTGTAGTTGTTAACAATCTAGTTCATAATTTTTAAGTCTTGGCGATTGTCAGAGGGTTGTATGGCAACTTAaaacacactgcaaaaacaCATTAGCATAATCTAATCGGTCTCCCTTTTCTACTATCAGTTGAGTTAAGTTTTTTGTCAAGGAAAGACtagcaaataataataaataaacacatgccaAAACACACTCCCATCCCCATCATTAAAGCTCTCTGCCCTTTCTTAACCCCAGGATGTGGTTAAGCCCTGCCTTATTACCCAGGATGCACTCACTTGATCGGCACGGGCCATAGTGTGCCACGGTGGGTCTGCTCCCTCCCTGTGGCAGGCTGCGCTGGGCACTGCGGAGTTGGCACTTGTTCTCGTAGGTCTTCCCGTCCGTGGCACACAGAACCTCGTGCTTGGCACACGTGCAGACGGCCTTgggcgtctcctcctcctcctccgccgctctGGACAGGAAGTGGGCCCTCTCCCGGGCCGGAACACGGCACCTCAGGCCCTCGGCGCAGCGCCCATAGAACCCGGCGGCCGCGTCGGCATCGCAGAACTGACCCTCGGCATTGCCGCACTCCCAGCAGCACCCGCAGGCGTCGCGCACCCGCCCTGCCGGGCACCGCAGCAGGAGGTGAGCCGCCGGGCACAGGTCGGGCTGGCACACCGCCGGGCACCCTGGTTGCCTCGGGACAACCGGCATGTTCTGAAAGAACTCCACAGGCACCGGTTCAACACAGCAGCAGAGGGCCAGCAGCAGAGCCAATAAGGCCTCCTGTAGAGCCATGGTCTCTATGAGTAAATCCCTCTGAGAAAATGGAAAAGctcaaaagaaatgtgctcCAGTTGTTTTGCCCTGTGGCTCCTCCAGGCGTTCTTTGTGTGGGCTGCTCCAAAGTCTCAGCGGGATCAGAGTGCTTCCATCTGCTCAGATGGAGTGGCGGCTCTGGCTCTAGTGCTTCAGCTCTCTCTGGAGATGAGTGATCTTCTGCAGGCTTTAAGGCCCGATCATATCACCTGTCTGTCAAAAACACCGGGCTCACTGGTACCAGGAGACTTAAGTGCGGCTtatctcacctctctctttctctctctctcgctctctctcgctctctcccagtCGCTCTAAGTGCTGTTTAGCTTCACTCTTTTGCATGGAAGAGACCTGCACAGACAGTCAAAAAGAGCAGACAAGGCAGAAATGGGAGTCAAGGCTGACCCCACTCTTAAATTGCAGCCTCCTCCAGCAAGGTATGGAGAGGGAGGGCTCAGAGCGTTGTGGTGTCCAATCAAAAGTCTGTCTCCATaaaggggggctgggggggttgaCGGTCACAGCCATGGCCATAAATTCACCTCTACACACCTGGTACAGGATAATACCTGCACCTGAAAACCTTCAGGAGCTTTAGATAATTACGCACAAAATGGGCAGACAAAGATTCTGTTGTGAAAATGTTTGGTGCTGTATTTGGCAAGACTTCCCATCATGCACGGTGCAGTTACTGACTTTTTTAAGAGTAATGCAGATGCATTACAGATAAGACAAATGCATGTAACAACAAATATTATCATTGCAGGGGAAATATACATCACTAATCACAATATCACACTCTTATTTAATAGTGTGATACTTTACTGTGACTTTTGTATCATTTTTATTCTTACATtatctatacagtatatctataaaAAGACatactatacataatatataataCTTAATATAATACATATAATATACGATATACTATTTGGTCCATGCGTTTGCCACTTAAGACCTTGCTATCTTTCACATCAAGGCCCTTAACCATACCTTTTAAAGTTTTCCCCCCTCTGAGCATTTACACAATATCATAGttatcaaaaacaaaaaagcaacaTGCTTGCTACATTACCATTATGAATGGACATTCAATTAATGAATTGCCTTGCCATTGTGCAATAGATTCAGGCTATTTGTAGATGTGTTTAACCAGTGTGTGCAGATCATCAGCTAGAGCACTGCATGTTAATGCCTAATGACTGTGAAAGGGGCTGTGCAGGAGTGGGCGAGTGCTGGCCCACCTCTCGGTCCTGATTTATCCCCGAGTCTCACCTCTCCccgttcaaacaaaacaaacaattagCGGGCCATTACGGGCCCTTTGTTAATTGTAAATAATCCATCATTAATATTGATTAGCCGTGTGGAGCAGATCTCATTCAGCTTGCTGGACGCCTAATGAGTGGCCCTTATTGGAGCTAATTGCCTCAAGAAGCCTCaatggagagtggagaggaatgCACTATTGCAATGCAAAGAGGAGGAGGCTGCAggtattgcattgcattgcaggGGGCTGGGAGAACTGAGAACACACTGATATGACAGAGAGGAGACTGAGAAGGGCATTTTTAAATCTACCTATTTGActatctcccctgctttctATATTTCAAAGAACTTCCACTGTCTGACTTTGAAGGACTTATGCATgctgatttattttttaaaacaattaCACTGCACATTTAAAATTCGAAATGATTGACACTCAAATGAACTCTTTATGGTTCTCTATCGTACTGTTCAGCTATTTGGCCCCAGACAGCATGCAAATCTGTTCAACCCAGTGACCTGTGAGTGTTAAAGCAAGTGGGGGCAGCAGGGTCACTCGTGCAGGGGTGTGATGAGaaacgaagaagaagaaaagaggaatgAAGGCCTGTGCCATCGCAGCGCCCTGAGCAGCCACTCTGTCAGCCATACTCATGGAAGCACAGTAGACTTTCTACTTTTCCTCGAAAACCACATACCAGATGTCTGGGTGAATAACATGCGTAATTAAAGGCCAAGTGTATTTTGGTGTCAAGTTGAAAGATTTAGTACAAGATCTGCAGGAGAGCAGTGTTTTAGAGGAACATGCCAACTTTGTGGAAAAGGGTCAATGTTGTCTTAATGTTTTAATCAGTTGAATGTCAAGTAGAGGTTGCGTGAAATACACCTTATCAATTGGTAAAGTAATTCAAATATTGTGAAATCAGCATGTGGCTGTGCAAAACACCAACGTTTTGTCACCTCTAGAACTGACAGAATAGTAAAGGTGATGCcttcatgtaaacaaacaaagaaaagatGTATGGAAAGAGTATGGAAAAGATCtatacgctgcacacacacagctgacaggCTGCACAGCAGCTTATGACAGATGACTGTCATATACGTGAAATAAATCAGTCGAAAGATTTACTGTCAACTCAAAGATCATGTGAaaatctcctctcatctcaacaTATGCGTTTTATCTGTACCACTGACAGAAACGCTCATCCCCTCAGAAGTAGGCCACTTCCACTAAATTGCTATAGGAGATGCTGATATCATCAAGATCGATACACATTTATCGCCAACAAAATGGGCTTTTATTTGAGAAAAATGTTACACTACAAAAGTACAAACCAACCAGGTAGCCATGATAAAGCCACAACAGACTAACTTGGTCTTCTCCGCCAGGCCAGAGCACGGACGCTAGTAAAACCACACCCTATTGTATTCCCTCTCCCAGTGAACAACATCCACCCAGTGAGCTTATTTGCAGTCTGAATGGGGACAGTGTAACGATAAGTGTTTACACATCACCATGCTGATTTCTCTCATAATGGCCATTGATAACAAGAGGCCCTGGTTAACAGCAAAGTAGACGGCATATCTCA encodes:
- the kazald2 gene encoding kazal-type serine peptidase inhibitor domain 2; translation: MALQEALLALLLALCCCVEPVPVEFFQNMPVVPRQPGCPAVCQPDLCPAAHLLLRCPAGRVRDACGCCWECGNAEGQFCDADAAAGFYGRCAEGLRCRVPARERAHFLSRAAEEEEETPKAVCTCAKHEVLCATDGKTYENKCQLRSAQRSLPQGGSRPTVAHYGPCRSKPVITMGPQTTHMLEGSDAVFVCEVSSYPLATVHWRKDGKNIFLPADDSNIAAQARRGPQRFELTGWLQIQSVRPDDEGVYTCAARNAFGEASASARLQVLGRESQTASDQMKKPYNILDDEGDGDDEDYEGRSSGHMYV